The window GCCGACGCCGGCCACGCGGGCGGCCTCAGCCTGACGCTGACCATCCCGAACATCTACCCGACCACCATCTCCGAGTACATCGCCTCACAGCTCAAGGAGATCGGGGTCAACCTGACGATCCGCTCGGTCGAGTTCCCGACCTGGCTGACCGACGTCTTCACCAACCACGACTACGACCTGAGCGTCGTCGACCACGCCGAGCCGCGCGACCTCGGCAACTACGCCAAGACGAGCTACTACTGGGGTTACAACAACCCGCAGGCCCAGCAGCTGTACCAGGCCGGGGTGACCGCGACCACCGACGCCGACCGGGACACCAACTTCAAGGCGCTGGCCAAGCTGATCTCCCAGCAGGCCGTCAGCGACTGGCTGCTCCTCGGCGAGTCCCTCCAGGTCGCCAGGACCGGCGTCACCGGTTATCCGACGAACAACATCTCGTCGCGCTACGACGCGTCGAAGATCGTCGTCACTCGCTCGTGACGAACCCGTTCGACCACCGGCGGGCGCCGGCCGAGCCATCGTGCCCGGCCGGTGCCCGCCGGGCGTGGGTCGCCCACCGCGAGGCAGCGCCATGGCACTGATCATCCTGCGCCGGCTCGGCCTGTTCGTGCTCTCGCTGCTGGTGGCGAGCGTGCTGGTGTTCCTGCTGCTGCGGCTGCTGCCCGGCAACGTCGCCCAGGTGATCGCCGGGACCAGGGCGACGCCGGAGCAGGTCGCCCGCATCAGCCACGACCTCGGCACCGACCGGCCGCTGGTCCAGCAGTACCTGAGCTGGATCGGCGGCGTGCTGACCGGGGACTTCGGCACGTCCGCCCTCAACGGCGTCTCCGTGTCGGACGAGATCGGCGAGAAGCTGGCCGTGACCGCCCCGCTGGTCGCCGGGGCGACCCTGCTCGCCGCCCTGGTGGGGGTGCCGCTCGGGATCGTCGCCGCGGCCCGCCACCGCGGCCCGGCCGGGCACGCGCTCTCGGTCGTGAGCCAGCTCGGGATCGCCGTGCCGAGCTTCTGGGTCGGCCTGATGGCGACGACCGTGTTCGCCGTCCACTGGCGCCTGCTGCCCGCCGGCGGGTTCCCGCGCGACGGCTGGGCGCAGCCGGACACGGCCGTGCGCTCGCTGGTGCTGCCGGTGCTCACCCTGGCGCTGCTGGAGGGCGCGGTGCTGCTGCGGTTCACGCGCTCGGCGACGCTGGAGGTGCTGCACGCCGACTACATCCGCACCGCGAGGGCGAAGGGCCTGACCAGGGGCAGGGCGCTGGTGCGCCACGGGGTCCGCAACGCCGCGCTGCCGGTGCTCAGCGTGCTCGGCCTGGAGTTCGCCAGCCTGCTGCTGGGCGCGGTCGTGATCGAGAACGTCTTCGCGCTACCGGGCATCGGCCAGATGCTCATCGTCGACGTCGGCAACCGCGACCTGCTGAAGGTGCAGGGCACGGTCCTGCTGGTCGCCGTCGCCGTGCTCGTCGTCAGCTTCCTCGTCGACCTGGGCCACCGCCTGCTCGACCCGCGGCTACGGGAGGCCCGGTGAGTGGGCCCGGCAGGGCCGCCGGTGGGGCGCGGTTCGCCCTGGGGGCGGTGGCGACGGCGCGGGCGGTGCTGCGCACCCGGTCCGGGCGGCTGGGTGCCGCCCTGTCCAGCCTGATCGTGATCGCGGCGGTGGTGTCACTGCTGTGGACCCCGTACGACCCGACCCAGGTCAAACCGGCCGACTCGTGGGCGCCTATGTCCGGCCGTCACTGGCTGGGCGCGGACCGGCTCGGCCGCGACCTGTTCAGCCAGCTGCTCGTCGGCTCCCAGATCACGCTGGTCGTCGCCGTAGGAGCCACCGCGCTGGCGGCGATCGTCGGCCTCACGCTGGCGCTGCTCGCGACCGTGACCCCACGGGTCGTCGGCGAGGGGTTCGTGTACCTCATCGACATCCTGCTTGCCTTCCCGATGCTGCTGCTCGCGCTGGTCCTGGCGGCCGTCTTCCCGGGCCACGCCTGGACGACGGTGGTCGCGCTCGGCATCGGGATCGGCATCCAGGTCGGCCGGGTCACCCGCGGCGAGATCAACCGGGTGCTGGCCACCGACTTCGTGCTGGCCGCCCGGGCCGCCGGCGCCGGGACCTGGCGGATCATTTCCCGCCACCTGCTGCCGAACGCCATGCCGACGCTCTACGTCCAGCTCTCCCTGTCGGCGGGGATCGCGGTGCTCGCCGAGGCCGCGCTGTCCTACCTCGGCCTGGGCACCCCGCCGCCGACGCCGTCCTGGGGCCGCAGCCTGCACGAGCTGCAGGCCTACCTGACGTTGCGTCCGCTGGTGCTGCTCTGGCCCGGTCTCGCCGTCGTGCTGACCGTCCTCGGCTTCAACCTGCTCGGCGACGGCCTGCGTGAGGCCGCCGACCCGCGCCTGCGGTTCCCGACCCGCGCCGTGCCTGACGCGGCCGTGCCTGACCTGGCCTCGTCCGCCGCGCCGCCCAGTCCTGCCGCGCCCGGTTCCACCACGCCCAGTTCCGCCGCAGCCGGTCTTGCCGCGCCCGGTCCTGCCGCGCTTGGGTCGCGAGCGCTCGGTCCGCTGGACGGTGCGCGGTGAGCGCGCCGAACGAGCCGCTCTTGCGGGTCAGCGACCTGCGGGTTCGCATCGGCGGCGTGCCCGTCGTCGACGGAGTCGACTTCCAGGTGGACGCCGGCGAACGGGTCGGGCTGATCGGCGAGTCCGGATCAGGCAAGTCGCTGACGGCGCTCGCGGTCCTCGGCCTGCTGCCCGAGGCGGCGACGGTCAGCGGCAGCGTCCGCCTCGCCGGCGCGGAGCTGATCGGCCGCTCCGACCGGGAGCTGTCCCGAATCCGGGGCAACGAGATCGCGATGGTCTTCCAGGAGCCGCTGACCGCGCTCAACCCGCTGATGCGGATCGGCCGGCAGATCGGCGAGCCGCTGCGCATCCACCGTGGGCTGTCCCGCCGCGCCGCCGACGCGGCGGCCGTGGAGCTCGCCGACCGGGTCGGCCTTCCCGACCCGGATCGGCTGGTGCGCGCCTACCCGCACCAGCTGTCCGGCGGGCAGCGCCAGCGCGTCGGCCTCGCGGTCGCGCTCGCCTGCCGCCCGGCGCTGATCCTGGCCGACGAGCCGACGACCGCGCTGGACGTCACCGTCCAGGCGGAGGTGCTGAGCCTGCTGACCGACCTGGTGGACGAGATGGGGGCCGCGTTGCTGTTCATCACCCACGACCTGGCCGTCGTCGCCGCCGTGACCCGCCGCCTCGAGGTCATGCGGGCGGGCCGGCTGGTCGAGTCCGGCCAGACGGGCGACGTCCTGCGCCATCCCGACCACCCCTACACCCGCGCCCTGCTCGCGGCCGCCCACGCCACCACGTGGCCACCGACCACGGGCGGCGCCACCATCGGCGCCGGCTCCAGCACCAGCTCCGGTGCCGCCGCGAGCCGCCCGACCCAGGCGCGGAAGGCGGTCCGACCGTGACCGACACCCGCGTGGGCGATCCGGCCGCGGATGGGGCCACGGCTACGGGCCCAGCCGTGCTCTTCGAGGCCAGGGGGCTGTCCAGGTCGTTCCGGCTGCCGCGCGCCGAGCGGCGCACGGCCGGCTGGAAGGCCGGCCAGGCTGACGGCGACTCCCACATCCGGCGCGCCGTCCGGGACGTCACCCTGACGCTGCTCGAGGGGGCGAGCCTCGGGATCGTCGGCGAGTCCGGCTCCGGCAAGTCGACGCTCGTCCGGCTGCTGCTCGGCCTCGACCGCCCCGACGCCGGGACGGTGAGCTACCGCGGTCGGCCGGTCCGCGACGGCCGACCCCGCGACCTGCGCTGGCTGCGCCGCGACGTCCAGGTGGTTCTGCAGGACCCGGTCGCCTCGCTGGACCCGCGGATGACCGTCGAGGCGATCGTCGCCGAGCCGCTGGAGTGCCTGCGGATCGCGGAGAACCATGACGCCCGGGTCGACGAGGTGCTGCGTGCCGTCGGCCTGGCGCCGGACGTGCGGCGCCGTTACCCGCACGAGTTCTCCGGCGGGCAGCGCCAGCGGATCGCGATCGCGCGGGCGCTCGCCCCCCGCCCGCGGGTCCTCGTCGGCGACGAGCCGGTCAGCGCGCTGGACGTCTCCGTGCGGGCGCAGATCCTCGACCTGCTCGCGGAGCTGACCGTCGCCAACCTCCTCAGCCTCGTCCTCGTCTCGCATGACCTGGGCGTCGTCGCCCGGCTGTGCGACCAGGTCGCGGTGATGCGCGCCGGCGAGATCGTCGAGCAGGGGGGCACGTCCCAGGTCCTGGAGAACCCGGCCCACCCGTACACGACGGCTCTGCTCGCCGCCGTCCCCCGCCTGCCGTCCCCGTCCGACCCCGACCCCAGCCTCAGCGCCGACCCCAGCGCCGACCCGCCGCGCCGCGATCCCGGCCAGGCAGGACCCGATGACGACGAACCCGGCTGACAGGCGGGAAGCCGACGGGCGGCCGCCCGACCGGCGGACAACCGACCCGGACCCCAGGCACGCGAGCCGCCCATGATCTGGTGTGATCTTCGGGCCCCCGACTCCCAGGATCACACCAGATCATGAAGCGCGGCTCCGGCGGCGCGCCGCCTAGGCCGATTCGGTGGGCAGGCCGGCGGCCACCCAGTCCTCGATGCCCTCGCGGTACTTGCGGACGTTGGAGTAGCCGAGCGCGGCGAGCCGGTCGGCGACCTGCCCGCTGTTCGGGCAGGACGGGTTGGTGCAGTAGGTGACGATGGCGGCGTCGCGGTCCGGCAGCACGGCGGGCGCCTTCGCGTCGACCTCGGCCAGGACCAGGGGCAGCGCGCCGGGCAGGTGCTGCTGCGCGTAGTACCCGCCGCCCAGCGCGTCGACGACGGTCACGTTCCCCGCGCCGATCGCCGCCTTCAGCTCGTCACGGGTGATGAGTGCGGTCATGCCACTACCTCCAGAGAATCGGACTATAGTCCGGTTGTGCAGGAGAACCTTAGCGGACCGCAGTCCGGTTATGCAACACCGGTGGAGCTGCTTCGCTCGCCGCCACCCAAGGAACGGGCCGACGCCGCTCGCAACCGGGTCGCGGTGCTGGACGCGGCCGCCCGGCTGTTCGCCGAGTACGGGGTGGCGGCGGTCTCCATGGACCAGATCGCGGCGGCGGCCGGCGTCGGCAAGGGCACCCTCTTCCGCCGCTTCGGCGACAAGGCCGGCCTAGCGGTCGCGCTCCTCGACACACGGGAGCAGGTGCTGCAGGAGGCGATCCTGCACGGGCCGCCGCCACTCGGCCCCGGAGCGCCGCCGGCCGACCGGCTTACCGCGTTCGTCGACGCGTACCTCGACTACCTGCTCGAACACCTGGACCTGGTACGGATGTCGGAGACCGCGACACCCGGCGCCCGCTACCGGATCGGGGCCTACCGGTTCTGGCACCGGCACACGGCGATCCTGCTGGACGGCGTGCCCGACCCGGACCACGCCGCGCACGCCCTGCTCGCCGCGCTCGCCGCCGAGCATGTCGCCGCGCTGCTGCCGGAGCTCGGCGAGCCGCGCATCAGAACCGGCCTGCGCCGCCTCGCCGAGAACCACTCCGCGTCGCCCCGCCGTTCCCCGGCACCCTGACGAGCATCTCGACGCCGCGGCCACGGCGCGGCCGTGCGCCCGCGACCGTGTGCCCCGGGCCGTGTGCCGGGGCCGTGCCGCGATGCTGTCGCGCGGCTGTTACGCCCCTATGCCGCTATGTTCATAAACCCGATAGGGATTGCGGAATTGGTGGGAGCGGAGTTAACGTCGGGCTGTCCCACGGGGGCGGGGCCCGATCGGCCCGCTGATCCTCGGGGCGCACGTTTCGACGACGGACGGGAAAGGGCCGCGTCGTCGACCGCGACCAGGGAGGCGTTCGGCGCTTTCCGATCCAGGCTGCGACGGCCACGCAGCGCGGTCTTTCCGGCTGACCGCGCTCGATTGGCAGACGCTCCAATCCATTTCGAGGGGGACACGGTGACCGCTGTCCGTACCGCGCCTTATGAAGTCCGCCAGGCCAGCCCGGTCCTCGGGGCCGAGATCGTCGGCGTCGATCTGGCGGGTGGTATCGACGACGCCACCGCCGAGGCACTGCGCGAGGACTTCTGGAAGTACAAGGTCCTGGTGTTCCGCGGGCAGGACCTCTCGCCGGACGCGCACGTGCGGGCCGTGCAGATCTTCGACGAGCCGTTCGACCACCCCCGGTGGCTCCACCGCCACGAGGACAACCGGCTGGTGTACACCTTCAACCTCGAGAAGGGCGGCGCCGCCTCGGCATGGCACATCGGCGGCACCTGGCGCACCCCGCCGTTCAACATCGAGTCCCTGACCTACCAGGTAGTGCCGGAGATCGGTGGTCACACCCTGTGGGCCGACCTGCAGGCGGCCTACGACGGCCTCTCGGAACCGTTCAAGCAGCTGCTGGCATCGGTCAGCGCCGTGTACAGCGCCTACCCCGGCGACGGAACCTATGACCGGCCGCCGGTGACCGAGACCGTCGAGCACCCGGTCGTGCGCACCCACCGGCACACCGGCCGCAAGGGGCTGTTCCTCAGCTCGACCGCGCTGCGCCTGACCGGCATCGCCCCGGCCGAGGGCGAGGCCCTCCTGCCGTTCCTCCTGGCGCATGCCTCCTCCCCCAACTACACCGTGAGCTTCGGCTGGAAGCCGGGCGACTTCGTGCTCTGGGACAACCTGGCCGCCTGGCACTACGCGGTGAACGACTACGACGGCCCCCGCGTCTACCGCAAGGTCATCGGCGGCTGACCGGGCTCCGACGCATCGGCCCGACCGGAATACCGGAGATGGCCGCGGCGGTGGCAGCGCCGCGACCTGACCAGGAGGATGACCGTGTCCCAGACGGCGAGTGCCACCTGTGCCAGCCCCACCGGCTCTGCCGGCCCAAGTGGCTATGCCAGCCCTACCGACGTCGCCACCCATGGCGCGTACACGATCAGGCGAGACCCGGCGGACCCGCGCCCGCTGTACCGGTTCACCGGGCGGATCACCGCGGACGGGTCGAGCGGCTACCGGGCCGAGCCAGGGCGGTACCACATCTACTCCGGCTGGTTCTGCCCGTGGGCGCAGCGGATCACCTTGCAGATCGCTCTCAACGAGCTGGAAGACGTGATCGGCGTGTCCTACGTCGACAACAGCCGTGACGCCCGCGGGTGGGCGTTCCGCGAGACCAACGGCCCGGACCCGGTGAACGGGTTCACGCTGCTGCGCGACGCCTACGAGACGACCGAGCCCGGGTTCGACGGCCACGTCTCCGTGCCGACGCTGTGGGACCGCGAGACCGGCCGGGTCGTGAGCAACGACTACGTCACCCTCGGGATCGACCTCGCCACCCAGTTCGGCGAGTGGTCCAACGGCGCCGACACCTATCCCGAGCGCCTGCGCGCCGAGATCGCCGGGCTCGAATCCTGGATCGGCCCAGCGGTGAACCGCGGCGTCCACCGGGCCGCCAACGACGAGGCGGCCCGCGCGACGCTGCTCGACGCGTTCACCCGGCTCGACGGCCGACTCGCCGACGCCCACTACCTGGCAGGCGGCCAGCTCAGCGAGGCCGACATCCGGCTGTGGGTCTCCCTGGTCCGCTACCGTGGCCGCGCCCACGGCCTGGACCGGCTCCCACCGCTGTCCGACTACCCGAACCTGTGGGCCTACGCCCGTCGCCTCTACCGGCTTCCCGCCTTCCAGGCGACGACCGACTTCACCACCTTCACCGACCCCGCCGTCGCCCTCCCCGACTGGAACACTTCGCCGGCCGCGTGACCGCCGAGGTCGCTGCGGTCGCGGCACCGGGCTTGCCTCACGGTCGACCAGTCTCCCTGGTTACGAATGGGGATAATGGGTGGGTGATCGACGGGGGCAGCAAGAAGGTGGCCGGCGATGGGCGCGAGGGGTGGGACTTCTTCGTCTCGTACACCGCGGCGGACCAGGCATGGGCGGAGTGGATCTCGTGGCAGCTTGAGGCGGGCGGATACCGTGTCCTCGTCCAGGCGTGGGACTTCGTCGCCGGGACGAACTGGCAGATTCGCATGCAGCAGGGAATCCTACGGGCTCAGCGCACCGTCGCCGTATTGTCCGCTGCCTATCTGTCGTCGGTGTACGGCCAGAACGAGTGGTTGGCCGCCCAGGCAGCGGACCCACACGGCTTCGCCCGCAAGCTCCTGCCAGTCCGGATCGAGGACTGCCCACGGCCGGGCCTGATGAGCGCCATCGTCTCCATCGACCTGTTCGACCTCGATCCCGCCCAGGCGAACCGCCATCTACTCGACCGTGTCCGTCATGCGGTCAGTGGTCGGGCGAAACCCGCCACAGCGCCGGACTTCCCGGTCCACCGGCTAAACGCGCCAACCAGCGAACCGGTCTTTCCCGCGGGCACACCGGAACGTGCCGGCACGTCGGCTGACTACAATCAGTCACGAGGGCTGAATGATGAACTCGTCCGGCAGCGCGGTGAGCTCGGCGCCGACCACCTCGAGACCCTGGCGACCGCGGACAAGCTGTCCTTGGAGCTGATCCGGCTCGGCGATCGGCAGGAGGCACAGGCGCTCGCAGAAGACACGCTGCGACGACGCCGCAGCGTCCTCGGCGCCGACCATCTGGATAGCCTGACCACGGCGAGCATTCTCGTCCTCGCGCTGAGTGGGCTCGGTGACCACGAGACCGCGCGGACAGTCGCCGAAGACACCTTTCAAAGGCTGCGCCGCCTCCTCGGCGCTGACCGCGCCGAGACCCTGACCGCCGCGAATGACCTGGTCGACGCGCTGATCGGTCTTGGCGACCACAAAGCGGCACGGACGCTCGCCGAGGACACGCTGCAACGACAGCGCCGCGTTCGTGGCGCCGACCACGCCGAGACCTTGGCCACCGCGCACCACCTCGTCGGCGTGCTCAACCGCCTCGCCGACTTCAAGGCGGCACGGACGCTCGCCGAGGACACCCTGCGACGGGAGCGCCGCAAGCTCGGCAACGACGACGCCGAGACGCTGAACAGCGCAGACGATCTCGCGTTCGCGCTCAGCGGACTTGGTGACTACCAGGCGGCACGGACACTCGCCGAGGACACGCTCCGACGACGACGGACCGTCGGCGCCGACCGGGCCGAGACCTTGACCACCGCGCACAATCTGGCGATCGACCTGATCCGGCTCGGTGACCACAAAGCGGCACGAACACTCGCCGAGGACACCCTGCGGCGGCGACGCCGCACCCTCGGCGCCGACCATGCCGACACACACGCCACCGAAAGGGTCCTTGCCATCGCGCGCGAGGAGGCCCGGCGCGCCACGGGCTAAGACCTGACATCGACGCCGGGCTGATGTGCAGGCGTCGTGCGCGACGAGGCTACGACGGCCGCGCACGAACTCGAAGTTCCGCGCTGGTGGCTGACGAGCCCGCCGAGGACCGTTCTCGTGAGTACGCACGAACTGGCCTGGAGTCGACGAGGGAGACGACCGCCTGGCGCAGGTCGGCTCCGCGCGGTCCTGGATCAGGAGAAAGTCGCCGAGAGGCTCGACCGCCATTACCTGAACGAGTTCCTCTGTGCCAAGAACGTGTGCCTGCCGGTGTAGCACTGGAGGCGCGGGTTCTCCACTGGTCTCGGAGCATCCTGACGAAGGTAAACCCGACCTCTACGGTCGCGACGAAGAGGAGGCCACCCAGCAGAATGCGGCTAACCCCGGGTGT of the Pseudofrankia saprophytica genome contains:
- a CDS encoding rhodanese-like domain-containing protein, with protein sequence MTALITRDELKAAIGAGNVTVVDALGGGYYAQQHLPGALPLVLAEVDAKAPAVLPDRDAAIVTYCTNPSCPNSGQVADRLAALGYSNVRKYREGIEDWVAAGLPTESA
- a CDS encoding TetR/AcrR family transcriptional regulator, which translates into the protein MELLRSPPPKERADAARNRVAVLDAAARLFAEYGVAAVSMDQIAAAAGVGKGTLFRRFGDKAGLAVALLDTREQVLQEAILHGPPPLGPGAPPADRLTAFVDAYLDYLLEHLDLVRMSETATPGARYRIGAYRFWHRHTAILLDGVPDPDHAAHALLAALAAEHVAALLPELGEPRIRTGLRRLAENHSASPRRSPAP
- a CDS encoding ABC transporter permease, with product MALIILRRLGLFVLSLLVASVLVFLLLRLLPGNVAQVIAGTRATPEQVARISHDLGTDRPLVQQYLSWIGGVLTGDFGTSALNGVSVSDEIGEKLAVTAPLVAGATLLAALVGVPLGIVAAARHRGPAGHALSVVSQLGIAVPSFWVGLMATTVFAVHWRLLPAGGFPRDGWAQPDTAVRSLVLPVLTLALLEGAVLLRFTRSATLEVLHADYIRTARAKGLTRGRALVRHGVRNAALPVLSVLGLEFASLLLGAVVIENVFALPGIGQMLIVDVGNRDLLKVQGTVLLVAVAVLVVSFLVDLGHRLLDPRLREAR
- a CDS encoding glutathione S-transferase C-terminal domain-containing protein, whose protein sequence is MTVSQTASATCASPTGSAGPSGYASPTDVATHGAYTIRRDPADPRPLYRFTGRITADGSSGYRAEPGRYHIYSGWFCPWAQRITLQIALNELEDVIGVSYVDNSRDARGWAFRETNGPDPVNGFTLLRDAYETTEPGFDGHVSVPTLWDRETGRVVSNDYVTLGIDLATQFGEWSNGADTYPERLRAEIAGLESWIGPAVNRGVHRAANDEAARATLLDAFTRLDGRLADAHYLAGGQLSEADIRLWVSLVRYRGRAHGLDRLPPLSDYPNLWAYARRLYRLPAFQATTDFTTFTDPAVALPDWNTSPAA
- a CDS encoding tetratricopeptide repeat protein, producing MIDGGSKKVAGDGREGWDFFVSYTAADQAWAEWISWQLEAGGYRVLVQAWDFVAGTNWQIRMQQGILRAQRTVAVLSAAYLSSVYGQNEWLAAQAADPHGFARKLLPVRIEDCPRPGLMSAIVSIDLFDLDPAQANRHLLDRVRHAVSGRAKPATAPDFPVHRLNAPTSEPVFPAGTPERAGTSADYNQSRGLNDELVRQRGELGADHLETLATADKLSLELIRLGDRQEAQALAEDTLRRRRSVLGADHLDSLTTASILVLALSGLGDHETARTVAEDTFQRLRRLLGADRAETLTAANDLVDALIGLGDHKAARTLAEDTLQRQRRVRGADHAETLATAHHLVGVLNRLADFKAARTLAEDTLRRERRKLGNDDAETLNSADDLAFALSGLGDYQAARTLAEDTLRRRRTVGADRAETLTTAHNLAIDLIRLGDHKAARTLAEDTLRRRRRTLGADHADTHATERVLAIAREEARRATG
- a CDS encoding TauD/TfdA dioxygenase family protein, which translates into the protein MTAVRTAPYEVRQASPVLGAEIVGVDLAGGIDDATAEALREDFWKYKVLVFRGQDLSPDAHVRAVQIFDEPFDHPRWLHRHEDNRLVYTFNLEKGGAASAWHIGGTWRTPPFNIESLTYQVVPEIGGHTLWADLQAAYDGLSEPFKQLLASVSAVYSAYPGDGTYDRPPVTETVEHPVVRTHRHTGRKGLFLSSTALRLTGIAPAEGEALLPFLLAHASSPNYTVSFGWKPGDFVLWDNLAAWHYAVNDYDGPRVYRKVIGG
- a CDS encoding ABC transporter ATP-binding protein; amino-acid sequence: MTDTRVGDPAADGATATGPAVLFEARGLSRSFRLPRAERRTAGWKAGQADGDSHIRRAVRDVTLTLLEGASLGIVGESGSGKSTLVRLLLGLDRPDAGTVSYRGRPVRDGRPRDLRWLRRDVQVVLQDPVASLDPRMTVEAIVAEPLECLRIAENHDARVDEVLRAVGLAPDVRRRYPHEFSGGQRQRIAIARALAPRPRVLVGDEPVSALDVSVRAQILDLLAELTVANLLSLVLVSHDLGVVARLCDQVAVMRAGEIVEQGGTSQVLENPAHPYTTALLAAVPRLPSPSDPDPSLSADPSADPPRRDPGQAGPDDDEPG
- a CDS encoding ABC transporter permease — protein: MSGPGRAAGGARFALGAVATARAVLRTRSGRLGAALSSLIVIAAVVSLLWTPYDPTQVKPADSWAPMSGRHWLGADRLGRDLFSQLLVGSQITLVVAVGATALAAIVGLTLALLATVTPRVVGEGFVYLIDILLAFPMLLLALVLAAVFPGHAWTTVVALGIGIGIQVGRVTRGEINRVLATDFVLAARAAGAGTWRIISRHLLPNAMPTLYVQLSLSAGIAVLAEAALSYLGLGTPPPTPSWGRSLHELQAYLTLRPLVLLWPGLAVVLTVLGFNLLGDGLREAADPRLRFPTRAVPDAAVPDLASSAAPPSPAAPGSTTPSSAAAGLAAPGPAALGSRALGPLDGAR
- a CDS encoding ATP-binding cassette domain-containing protein, which translates into the protein MSAPNEPLLRVSDLRVRIGGVPVVDGVDFQVDAGERVGLIGESGSGKSLTALAVLGLLPEAATVSGSVRLAGAELIGRSDRELSRIRGNEIAMVFQEPLTALNPLMRIGRQIGEPLRIHRGLSRRAADAAAVELADRVGLPDPDRLVRAYPHQLSGGQRQRVGLAVALACRPALILADEPTTALDVTVQAEVLSLLTDLVDEMGAALLFITHDLAVVAAVTRRLEVMRAGRLVESGQTGDVLRHPDHPYTRALLAAAHATTWPPTTGGATIGAGSSTSSGAAASRPTQARKAVRP